A region from the Syntrophorhabdaceae bacterium genome encodes:
- a CDS encoding tripartite tricarboxylate transporter TctB family protein: MRTYSVCNVVLIVFGAVVCMGSVRLGFGSFSDPGAGFMPILCSLFLIALSAFDLVFGVVSHWETDRKDEEIWADIDWGRLVTTVAMLTMYTILLPLVGFCFPTVLLLLFLFRLIERRSWWRAALWAVVVTAAFYLGFGLALGAQLPKGVLGL, encoded by the coding sequence TTGAGAACCTATTCCGTGTGTAACGTTGTTTTGATTGTATTCGGAGCGGTTGTCTGCATGGGTTCTGTGCGGCTCGGTTTCGGGAGCTTCTCCGATCCCGGTGCGGGCTTCATGCCCATTCTATGCAGCCTGTTTTTGATCGCGCTGTCCGCCTTCGACCTTGTCTTTGGTGTCGTGAGCCACTGGGAGACAGATAGAAAGGACGAGGAGATCTGGGCGGATATCGATTGGGGCAGGCTTGTTACGACGGTTGCCATGTTGACGATGTATACGATACTGCTTCCGCTTGTCGGGTTTTGTTTCCCCACCGTGCTGCTTCTTTTGTTCCTTTTTCGTCTGATTGAGCGCCGTTCTTGGTGGCGTGCTGCTCTTTGGGCCGTTGTGGTTACCGCAGCGTTTTATCTCGGTTTCGGGCTTGCCCTTGGCGCTCAGCTTCCCAAGGGCGTTCTCGGGCTTTAA